The following coding sequences are from one Deinococcota bacterium window:
- a CDS encoding ribbon-helix-helix domain-containing protein, whose translation MSEDKQQFNVYLPPRLIREVKHAAIDSRKSLSLFVEEALERHLERLDDQEDDQEDDQEEEA comes from the coding sequence ATGTCCGAAGACAAGCAGCAGTTCAACGTCTACTTGCCGCCAAGGCTCATTCGCGAGGTGAAGCACGCCGCCATCGATTCGCGGAAGTCGCTGTCGCTCTTTGTCGAGGAGGCGCTCGAGCGCCATCTGGAGCGGCTCGACGACCAAGAGGACGACCAAGAGGACGACCAAGAGGAGGAAGCGTGA
- a CDS encoding response regulator, which translates to MPATILALDDEVSILRLIELTLQDDYDVKAFAHPAEALAALREGLVPQLILCDISMPGMTGFGFHEEVRKVGVLRGVPFVYLTAMDDQAHFRQGMARGADDYLTKPFGTSELLDTVAMRLAKAASLRQNQDETAAVLNVLSLGGLEVSLGETRVRWGAKKAAEVFLFLLTSGGTVRREELKKELWWEDIAEGSFRVINSRMRKATQDFATITSDEGKYELVLNCEVNWDALHFEQRAAGALANEDYGAMQGAAQAYGGEFLPGFDSPWAERQRGYYDGLYLDLLERSLELAPSEALEFEARRQLEAYLERP; encoded by the coding sequence ATGCCCGCGACCATCCTTGCGCTCGATGACGAAGTCTCCATCTTGCGCCTCATCGAGCTGACCCTGCAAGACGACTACGACGTCAAGGCCTTTGCTCACCCCGCCGAGGCCCTGGCGGCGCTCCGGGAGGGGCTGGTGCCGCAGCTTATCCTCTGCGACATCAGCATGCCGGGCATGACCGGCTTCGGCTTTCACGAGGAGGTGCGCAAGGTAGGCGTCCTGCGCGGCGTGCCCTTCGTCTACCTGACCGCCATGGACGACCAGGCGCACTTTCGCCAGGGCATGGCCCGGGGTGCGGACGACTACCTCACCAAGCCCTTCGGCACCAGCGAGCTGCTGGACACCGTCGCCATGCGCCTTGCCAAGGCCGCGAGCCTGCGCCAGAACCAGGACGAGACGGCGGCGGTCTTGAACGTCCTCAGCCTGGGCGGCCTCGAGGTCTCCCTGGGCGAGACGCGCGTCCGCTGGGGCGCCAAAAAGGCCGCTGAGGTCTTCTTGTTCCTGTTGACATCGGGCGGCACGGTGCGCCGCGAGGAACTCAAAAAGGAGCTGTGGTGGGAGGACATCGCCGAGGGCAGCTTCAGGGTGATCAACTCGCGCATGCGCAAGGCCACCCAGGACTTCGCCACGATCACCAGCGACGAGGGCAAATATGAGCTCGTCTTGAACTGCGAGGTGAACTGGGACGCGCTTCATTTCGAGCAGCGGGCCGCAGGAGCGCTGGCGAACGAGGACTATGGCGCGATGCAGGGAGCGGCTCAGGCCTATGGCGGCGAGTTCCTGCCCGGCTTCGACTCGCCCTGGGCCGAGCGCCAGCGGGGCTACTACGACGGCCTCTATCTGGACCTCTTGGAGAGGAGCCTCGAGCTCGCTCCCAGCGAAGCCCTCGAGTTCGAGGCGCGCAGGCAGCTCGAGGCCTATCTCGAAAGACCCTGA